From the Natronogracilivirga saccharolytica genome, one window contains:
- a CDS encoding PD40 domain-containing protein, which yields MCKILMNNGIQNYLLPVPVALFFVLLLGFQNMQAQPFSPGTPEILIESESRYFMSPKWSPDGSRIAFTSAEYRGLWTASADGSEIEQLSQDESAGYGFSWSSDGSSILSRTASYEDRHRLHAVKRFDVETKTEHVIRDYSRERTGVPQWTDMDQRIAVPMRESIEMVESGIQPADRQKRLLDEAVLVSRDNRIEKTPVADEQPEVVVELEDRRILNITPSPDGSVIAFQVIGEGLFLIDADGSDLCELGRGEDPAWTPDGKYVIAVITEDDGHHITGSEIYAIDIDTGERHHLTSGTDMIALHPSVSPDGTRIAFTDNESGNIYAMPIR from the coding sequence ATGTGTAAAATTCTTATGAACAACGGAATACAAAACTACCTGCTGCCGGTTCCGGTAGCGCTTTTCTTTGTTTTACTGCTGGGCTTCCAGAACATGCAAGCGCAACCGTTTTCTCCCGGCACTCCCGAAATACTCATTGAAAGCGAATCCCGCTACTTTATGAGTCCGAAATGGTCGCCGGACGGCTCCAGAATTGCCTTTACATCCGCAGAGTACCGCGGTCTGTGGACGGCATCGGCCGACGGCAGCGAAATCGAGCAGCTGAGCCAGGACGAGTCTGCCGGCTACGGTTTCAGCTGGTCTTCTGACGGCTCATCTATCCTCAGCCGCACGGCAAGTTATGAAGACCGTCACCGCCTGCATGCCGTCAAGCGCTTTGATGTTGAAACCAAAACCGAACACGTGATCAGGGACTACTCCCGGGAACGCACCGGAGTTCCACAGTGGACCGATATGGATCAGCGGATAGCCGTCCCCATGCGTGAGTCGATCGAAATGGTGGAATCGGGTATCCAACCGGCCGACAGGCAAAAGCGGCTTCTTGATGAAGCGGTTCTGGTCTCACGCGATAACCGGATTGAAAAAACACCGGTAGCTGATGAGCAACCCGAAGTCGTTGTGGAACTCGAAGACCGGAGAATTCTCAATATCACTCCCTCGCCGGACGGCAGTGTGATTGCCTTTCAGGTCATTGGGGAAGGACTGTTTCTGATCGATGCCGACGGAAGCGATCTGTGTGAACTCGGCAGAGGAGAAGATCCGGCCTGGACACCTGACGGTAAATATGTTATAGCGGTGATTACGGAAGATGACGGTCATCATATCACCGGTTCGGAAATTTATGCCATTGACATCGATACCGGTGAACGTCATCACCTCACCTCCGGCACCGATATGATTGCGCTTCATCCTTCCGTCTCACCTGACGGCACGCGAATAGCATTCACCGACAACGAATCCGGAAACATTTACGCCATGCCCATACGGTAG
- a CDS encoding TonB-dependent receptor, which produces MSGKNTPTFSRIASRRFTGLFFALLFLSSSVIAQTGRISGDVTVAGTDETLPGVNVIIDGLQIGAATNLDGYYSIVNVPPGTYTLRASAVGFATVVMEDVRVNIDQTTIVDFQLREQEFVGDEVVLIAERPVVERDVSSSRANISSEQIESMPVTNIQSVVNLQAGIQGGSIRGLGEEYSQWTLSGVSLRDERDNTPYQAVSLTSISEVQVQTGGFNAEHGNVQSGIVNIVTREGSRDRYNADVIFRYRPPGKKNYGISPNDPNSYFMRPFLDDEVAWTGTQNGAWDRYTQRQYPEFEGWISVSENNMDPESPYYGLSPAAAQQVFLWQKRKDFAITDPDYDLDIGFGGPMPIIGNSLGNLRFWASHRRTQEMYLYALSRDRYEDHSTHIKLTSDLLPGRGMKLSIETLFGTQTGTNDNNSGNPGIFRGASDIAAAPSMHSYQDGVVFSSDYFAPTSVDRFVLGAKFTHSISSDTFYELQVSNFHSSYDTNPSPLRSDETLRVFGNGYEANEAPFGFMPEPSDGIGDGMRMGVGMSNSRDSSEVSYLTVDFDITSQLNRYLQVKSGLEFVRTHSKVNYARFDEFLPSQNTVSRWDRKPLRGGAYAQTRLEFEGMVANLGLRLDYSYANTDWFEFDPFNPALGSGNIDNLEELLQTSDTDHQFYLSPRIGVSFPITVESKLYFNYGHFRSMPTPENLYMVRESMLNDRVARIANPNMPLPQTVSYELGYEHNIFQNYLIRVAGFYSDISNHAELVSYLSSDRQVSYTISQPNRYRDHRGIEATLERRGGRFFRGFVNYTYTVTSTGRFDFATQYENPAQQRQYERTTTANDQLRPVARPYARFSLDFFTPAGFGPDWGVLNPLENWRVNFLGSWQAGRYFTWAGGGAAPRGIVNNVQWRDYYNLNMRVSREFEVTGTRIQLFMDMNNVFNTRRMSQWASYGYSDGEDYNRYMRSLHLPREVLDELDYAAVPGSDRPGDYRESGVEFVPIEPIVNLDNVERPNERALYFDTRDEQYYQYRDGVFIEADQNHVDQVLDDKAYIEMPNHTFFTFLNPRNVFWGIRVRF; this is translated from the coding sequence ATGTCAGGAAAGAATACACCAACCTTCTCTCGAATCGCTTCCAGGCGTTTTACGGGGTTATTTTTTGCGCTGCTTTTTTTAAGCAGCAGTGTCATTGCGCAAACCGGCCGGATATCAGGCGATGTGACCGTCGCCGGGACAGACGAAACCCTTCCGGGTGTAAACGTCATCATTGACGGACTGCAAATCGGTGCAGCAACCAATCTGGACGGATACTATTCCATTGTAAATGTTCCACCCGGAACCTATACGCTTCGTGCCAGTGCCGTCGGCTTTGCCACGGTAGTCATGGAAGACGTCCGGGTAAACATCGATCAGACCACTATTGTTGACTTCCAGCTTCGTGAGCAGGAGTTTGTCGGGGATGAAGTTGTGCTGATTGCCGAAAGGCCTGTGGTTGAGCGGGATGTTTCTTCAAGCCGGGCAAATATCAGCTCCGAACAGATCGAAAGTATGCCGGTAACCAACATTCAAAGCGTGGTTAATCTTCAGGCCGGTATTCAGGGCGGATCCATCCGCGGTCTTGGGGAAGAGTACAGCCAGTGGACACTGAGCGGGGTAAGTCTGCGTGACGAGCGGGACAACACACCCTACCAGGCGGTCAGCCTGACATCTATATCCGAAGTACAGGTCCAGACCGGCGGATTTAACGCCGAACATGGAAACGTACAGTCCGGTATAGTAAATATTGTGACCAGGGAAGGAAGCCGTGACAGATACAATGCGGATGTTATCTTCCGGTATCGCCCGCCGGGCAAGAAAAATTACGGCATTTCCCCGAATGACCCGAATTCGTACTTCATGCGTCCTTTTCTTGATGATGAGGTCGCCTGGACCGGTACCCAGAATGGTGCCTGGGACCGCTATACACAGCGCCAATATCCAGAGTTTGAAGGATGGATATCTGTATCCGAAAATAACATGGATCCGGAAAGTCCATACTACGGCCTTTCTCCCGCTGCTGCCCAGCAGGTATTCCTGTGGCAAAAGCGCAAGGATTTTGCTATTACCGATCCGGATTACGATTTGGATATTGGTTTTGGAGGCCCCATGCCCATCATAGGTAACTCACTTGGAAATCTTCGTTTCTGGGCATCTCACCGCCGAACCCAGGAAATGTATCTGTATGCTCTTTCCAGGGATCGTTATGAAGATCACAGTACGCATATCAAGCTTACTTCTGATTTGCTGCCGGGAAGGGGTATGAAGCTGAGTATTGAAACCTTGTTTGGAACACAAACCGGTACCAACGATAATAATTCAGGTAATCCGGGTATTTTCCGTGGTGCCAGTGATATTGCTGCCGCACCCAGTATGCATTCCTATCAGGACGGAGTGGTCTTTTCTTCCGATTATTTTGCACCCACAAGCGTGGATCGGTTTGTCCTTGGTGCCAAATTTACCCACTCGATCAGTTCGGATACGTTTTATGAACTGCAGGTCAGCAACTTTCACTCAAGCTATGACACCAATCCTTCGCCTCTCCGGAGTGATGAGACATTGCGGGTCTTTGGCAACGGATATGAAGCCAACGAAGCTCCGTTTGGTTTCATGCCGGAACCGTCCGACGGTATCGGTGACGGTATGCGGATGGGCGTTGGCATGAGCAACTCCCGCGACAGCAGTGAAGTCAGTTATTTGACGGTCGATTTCGACATTACCAGTCAGCTGAACCGCTACCTGCAGGTGAAGTCAGGCCTGGAGTTTGTCCGCACACACAGCAAAGTGAACTATGCCCGGTTTGACGAATTCCTTCCAAGCCAGAACACGGTATCGCGTTGGGACAGAAAACCGCTTAGGGGTGGCGCATATGCCCAAACCCGTCTTGAGTTTGAGGGTATGGTTGCCAATCTTGGTCTGCGCCTTGATTACTCCTATGCCAATACAGATTGGTTTGAATTCGATCCTTTCAATCCGGCACTGGGAAGTGGCAATATTGATAATCTGGAGGAATTGCTCCAGACTAGCGACACGGATCATCAATTTTATCTAAGTCCGAGAATCGGGGTATCGTTTCCAATTACAGTGGAGAGCAAGCTCTATTTTAACTACGGTCACTTCCGTTCCATGCCGACTCCCGAAAACCTGTACATGGTCAGGGAAAGCATGCTGAATGACCGGGTGGCACGTATCGCTAATCCGAATATGCCGCTTCCGCAAACCGTATCCTATGAGCTGGGGTATGAGCACAACATCTTCCAGAACTATTTGATACGTGTAGCCGGTTTCTATTCGGATATCTCCAATCATGCCGAACTGGTAAGTTATCTTAGCTCCGACCGCCAGGTTTCTTATACCATCAGTCAGCCCAACCGTTATCGTGATCACCGGGGGATTGAAGCCACACTGGAACGCCGTGGAGGCCGGTTTTTCCGGGGATTTGTAAACTATACCTATACGGTAACATCAACAGGACGGTTTGATTTTGCTACTCAGTATGAAAACCCGGCACAACAACGACAATACGAACGGACAACAACCGCCAATGATCAGCTGCGTCCGGTAGCACGTCCTTATGCAAGATTCAGTCTGGACTTCTTCACACCGGCAGGTTTCGGGCCGGACTGGGGTGTATTAAATCCACTCGAAAACTGGCGGGTGAACTTTCTGGGTTCCTGGCAGGCCGGCAGGTACTTCACCTGGGCCGGTGGCGGTGCCGCTCCCCGCGGAATTGTGAACAATGTGCAGTGGCGTGACTACTACAATCTTAATATGCGTGTAAGCCGCGAATTTGAGGTGACCGGAACCCGCATTCAGTTGTTCATGGATATGAACAACGTATTTAATACACGCCGCATGTCTCAGTGGGCCAGCTACGGTTATTCGGATGGTGAAGATTACAACCGGTACATGAGATCGCTGCATCTGCCCCGGGAGGTTCTTGACGAGCTCGACTATGCAGCGGTTCCCGGCAGTGACCGGCCCGGTGACTACCGGGAATCCGGTGTCGAATTTGTGCCTATCGAGCCGATCGTCAATCTTGATAATGTCGAGCGTCCGAATGAGCGTGCACTCTATTTTGATACTCGTGATGAGCAGTACTATCAGTACCGGGACGGAGTGTTCATCGAGGCGGATCAGAACCATGTAGATCAGGTTCTTGATGACAAGGCTTACATCGAAATGCCCAACCATACTTTCTTCACCTTCCTGAACCCGAGAAATGTATTCTGGGGAATCCGGGTACGGTTTTAA